The region TTCGGCGCGGCGGCCTGTCGCGGCCGACCGTGAGGTGTACTAACAGGCCTTTCTGCGGCAGCTCTTGGCTTGGTCCAGACCAATCTCTATGCTCGTGGTGCCGCCCTCTCTTGTCCGCACCGCATCACCGCACGCTCGACAAGGAGCCCCCCACCATGTCAGTACGCCGCAAGGCCGCCGCCCTGGGCGCGGTCGGCGCCACCACCCTGGTCATCGCCGGGCTCACGCCCGGCTCGGCCAGCGCGCACGGAGCGCTCAGCACCCCGGTCAGCCGGATCTCCGCCTGCTACGCGGAAGGCCCGGAGAACCCGAAGTCGCAGGTGTGCAAGGACCTCGTCGCCGACAGCGGCACCCAGCCGCTGTACGACTGGAACGAGGTCAACATCGCCAACGCCAACGGGCAGAGCCGGACGATCATCCCCGACGGCCACCTCTGCTCCGCCGACCGCGACAAGTACCGCGCGCTGGACTGGGCCCGCACCGACTGGCCGGCCACCCCGGTCCAGGCCGGGCAGACCACCGTCAGCTTCAAGGTCACCGCACCGCACCGCGGGGTGATGACGCTCTACATCACCAAGCAGGGCTACGACCCGACGAAGCCGCTGAAGTGGTCCGACCTGGACACCACCCCGGTCGCCACTTACACCACCGCGGCCTCCTCGCCCGGCTACTACACCTTCCCCGCGACGCTGCCGTCCCGCACCGGACGGCAGCTGATCTACCAGGTGTGGCAGCGAAGCGACAGCCCCGAGGCCTTCTACGGCTGCGCGGATGTCGTCTTCGGACAGACCGTGCAGGCGGCGAAGGCGGCCACCGCCGACATCGCCAAGGCGCCGACCGACGCCCAGATCACCGCGGGCGAGGCGAAGTCGACCGTCGTCCACCACGGCCACGGCGGTGACGCCCCCGTCACCTCCACCACCGGCAACCTCGCGACCAGCAACGTGGCCGCGAGCAGCAGCACCCTGGAGACCGCGCTGTCCGGCAGCGCGATCCTGGCCAGCGGCGCGGTCGGCCTGCTGGTCTACAGCCGCCGCAGGGCCGGGGCGCGCAACCAGGGCTGACGGCCGGCCCCTGTAGGAACCCCACAGGGTCGGCCGGGGCAGCCTGTCGGGGCCGATTCCCCGGAACGGCGCCGGGACCGATAGTTTTCACGGAGATACTCACGACTGAGGAGTGATCCGTTGAGCCGCTCGGTTCTCGTCACCGGAGGAAACCGGGGCATCGGCCTCGCCATCGCCCGGGCTTTCGCCGACGCGGGCGACAAGGTCGCCATCACGTACCGCTCGGGCGAGCCGCCGGCCGACCTCGTGGCACTCGGCGTGCTCGCGGTGCGCTGCGACATCACCGACGCCGAGCAGGTCGAACAGGCCTACAAGGAGGTCGAGGCGGCGCACGGCACGGTCGAGGTCCTGGTGGCCAACGCCGGCATCACCCGCGACCAGTTGCTGATGCGCATGTCGGAGGAGGACTTCACCGCGGTCCTCGACACCAATCTCACCGGCACCTTCCGGGTGGTCAAGCGCGCCAACCGCGGCATGCTGCGGGCCAGGAAGGGCCGGGTCGTGCTGATCTCGTCGGTGGTCGGCCTGCTGGGCTCGGCGGGACAGGCCAACTACGCCGCCTCCAAGGCCGGCCTGGTCGGCTTCGCCCGCTCGCTGGCCCGCGAGCTGGGCTCGCGCAACATCACCTTCAACGTCGTGGCACCCGGCTTCGTCGACACCGACATGACCCGGACGCTCACCGACGAGCAGCGCGCGGGCATCGTGGCGCAGGTGCCGCTGGCCCGCTACGCGCAGCCCGAGGAGATCGCCGCCGCGGTGCGTTTCCTGGCGTCCGACGACGCCGCGTACATCACTGGAGCCGTCATCCCGGTTGACGGCGGATTGGGCATGGGTCACTGACCACCATGAGCGGAATCCTCGACGGCAAGCGCATCCTGATCACCGGTGTGCTGATGGAGTCCTCCATCGCCTTCCACACCGCCAAGCTGGCCCAGGAGCAGGGCGCCGAGATCATCCTGACCGCCTTCCCCCGGCCGACCCTGACCGAGCGGATCGCCCGCAAGCTGCCCCGCCCGACCAAGGTCGTCGAGCTGGACGTGACCAACGCCGAGCACCTGGCGGGCCTGGAGAGCGTCGTGCGTGACGAGCTGGGCGGCCTCGACGGCGTGGTCCACTCGATCGGCTTCGCCCCGCAGGACGCGCTCGGCGGCAACTTCCTCAACACCCCCTTCGAGTCGGTCGCCACCGCGATGCACGTGTCGGCGTACTCGCTCAAGTCGCTCACCATGGCCTGCCTGCCGCTGATGACGGAAGCCGGCGGCTCGGTCGTCGGCCTCACCTTCGACGCGCAGTACGCCTGGCCGCAGTACGACTGGATGGGCCCGGCCAAGGCCGCCCTCGAAGCGACCTCGCGCTACCTGGCCCGCGACCTGGGCAAGCAGAACATCCGCTGCAACCTGATCTCCGCGGGCCCGATCGGCTCGATGGCCGCCAAGTCCATCCCGGGCTTCTCGGACCTGGCGGACGTGTGGAACCACCGCTCGCCGCTGGAGTGGGACATGTCCGACCCCGACCCCGCCGGGCGCGGTGTCGTGGCGCTGCTGTCCGACTGGTTCCCCAAGACCACCGGCGAGATCGTGCACGTCGACGGCGGGGTGCACGCGATCGGCGCGTAGGTTCTCGCGCAGGACCTCCGGCATCCCCGCGGGATGCCCGAACGCGGCGGCGGGCTCAGCCCGCCGCCGCGTTCGTCATGGCGCGGAAGCGGCAGTGGAAGGCGTGGTCGCGGGCCTCGGCCGCCGCCCGCTCCCGGTCGCCGGCCCGGATCGCGGCGACCAGCCGCGCGTGGTCGAGGTGGTCCTCCGGCCGCAGCTCGGTGCCGACGTCGGCCCGCAGGAAGTCCCGCAGCACCTGGCCGAGGTCGGCGTACAGGGCGGTCAGCACCTCGTTGTGCGAGGCCGCCACCACCGCCAGGTGCAAGGTGGCGTCGGCCTCGACGAAGGCCTCGGCGTCCCCCGAGTCCCAGGCCAGCTCCCGCCGCTCCAGCAGCGCGTCGAGCTGCCGCAGGTCCGCCTCGTCGCGCCGCTCGGCGGCCAGCGCCGCCGCGGTGGTCTCCAGCGCCCCGCGCAGCTCGGCGATGTGCAGCTGGTCGGCGCCCGCGAACCGCCGCTGCATCACCCCGGCCAGCTCGCTGGTCGCCACCACGTAGGTGCCGGAACCCTGCCTGATGTCGAGCAGGCCGTTGTGCGCGAGCGCCCTGACCGCCTCCCTGACGGTGTTGCGGGCCACCCCGAGCCGTTCGACCAGCTCGGGCTCGGTGGGGATACGGCTGCCCACCGGCCAGCTGCCCGAGGTGATCTCGGCCCGCAGCCGGGCGATGACCTGGTCGGCGAGGGTGGCACTGCGGGGCACGGGTCCGAGATTCATCCCATCATTCTATGATGGGTCCATGCGCGATGACGACTCCTTGACCCTCGATCCGGCCACGACCCTGGAAAAGGCGCCGCCGTGCCCCCCGGAGACCCGCGCCGCCCCGCCCGCGCTGCCGCGCTGGGCCGGTGCGCTCGCCGTCGCGGGACTCGTCCTCGCCGCTGTCAACCTGCGCCCCGCCGTGACCAGCCTCGGCCCGCTGATGAAGGAGGTCCGCGACGGCCTCGGCATGAGCGGCGCCATGGCGGGCCTGCTCACCTCGGTGCCCGCCGCCTGCTTCGCGCTGTTCGGCTTCGCCGCGCCCCGGCTCGCCCGCCGCTATGGTCCCGGCGCGGTCGTCTGCGCCGGCATGACCCTGATCACCGCAGGCCTGCTGCTGCGGCCCTTCGCCGGCGGCACCCCCGCCTTCCTGGCCGCCAGCGCCCTCGCGCTGGCCGGCATCGCCGTCTCGAACGTGCTGATGCCGGTGATCGTCAAGCGCTACTTCCCCCACCGGGTGGGCACGGTCACCGGTGTCTACTCGATGGCCCTGTCGCTGGGCACCGCCGTGGCCGCCGCCGTGTCGGTGCCGCTGACCCACGCCATGGGCCACGGCTGGCGGCTCGGCCTGGGCGTGTGGGCGCTGCCCGCCGCGGTGGCCGCCCTGGTCTGGCTGCCGCTGGCAGGCGCCCGGGCCGCCGCGGCACCGGCCGCCGCTTCCGGCCCTGGCGTACGGACACCCGCGCCGGGCGCCGCGAACGGCGAGCACGGGCGGATCACCCGCAGCCGTACTGCCTGGACGGTGGCCGCCTTCTTCGGGCTCCAGGGCACCGCCGCCTACGTCACCATGGGCTGGATGCCGCAGATCTTCCGCGACGCCGGCATCTCCGCCGGCCAGGCCGGGCTGCTGCTCGCGGTGACCATGGTGATGGGCGTGCCGCTGTCCTTCGTGCTGCCGCAGCTGGCCGCGCGGATGCGCTCGCAGGGGCCGATCGTGGTGGTCCTCGCCTGCTTCCAGGTGGCCGGCTTCGCCGGGCTGTGGGCCGCGCCCGCCGCCGCGCCCTGGGCCTGGGCGCTGCTGCTGGGCGTCGCGAACTGCGCCTTCCCGCTGGTGCTGACGATGATCGGGATGCGCTCGCGCACCGGCGCGGGAGTCGTACGCCTGTCGGCCTTCGCGCAGAGCACCGGCTATCTGCTCTCGATCCCCGGGCCGATCCTGGTCGGCGCGCTCAACCAGTCGTCCGGCGGCTGGGGCCTGCCGATGGCGCTGATGATCGCGCTGGTCGTCCCGCAAGTGGTGTGCGGGGTGCTGGCCGGCCGCAACCGGTACATCGAGGACGAACTGTGACCCCGGTGCGGCCCGCCCGGCCGCCGGTGCCAGACTGGACCCATGCCCGTACTCGAACCGAATCCCCCGCAGCCCCAGCGCCGGCTACTGATGATGTTCGGCCTGATGATGGGGGTGCCCGCGATCGTCGCGGTGGTCGCCGTCATCGCCGCCCGCATGGGATGAACCACCCGGTACGCGTGCCCGTGAGCTGACCCGCCGTCAGCGGCTCGGGCGCCGACCCCTACCCCGGGGGTGGGGACAACCCCACCATCCCTCGGGGGTCAGGGTCAGGGTCAACTGGGTGGACGACCGGATGGGACGGGCCGCCGCGCGCCCGTAGCGTCGAAGTGCAGTCAGACAACGGCACTTCGACGGTTCACCCACGGAGGCGGTCACCGTGACCACGCAGTCCCCCCACCTCTACGCCCGGCAGGCCGGGACCAGGACCGGCACCGAGCGCCCCGCCGTACGCGGGGCGGGCGAGGTGCAGACCCGGCTGCCGTGGTGGGCGGTGGCGCTGCCCGCGCTCGCCTTCGCCGCGCTGCTCGCCCTGATCAGCGCCGGCAGCGCCGACGCCTCGACCGCGGTGCCCACCGGCGATGTGCTCTCCAGGATCGTCACCGCCCTGCCGGACTTCCTCCGCCACCTCATGTGACCGTCCCGGCGGACGCCCGCGGCGACCGCCCGGCAGTGCCGGTGATCACGTCCATCCCGCGCCTGACTGCGGGTTTTCTGGAAAGCTGAAAGGCATGACCGCCGATTCGCCCCGCACCGTCGTCCTTCTCCGGCACGCCAAGGCCGACTGGCCCGCCGTCCCCGACCACGAGCGGCCACTGGCCGACCGCGGCCGGCTGGACGCCCCGATGGCGGGCCGCCGCCTCGCCGACGACGGCATCGCCCCCGACCTGGTCCTGTGCTCCACCTCGGTCCGCACCCGGGAGACCTGGAAGCTCGCCGCGCACGAGCTGCCGCACCGCCCCCGCACGGTCTACGAGGAGCGGCTCTACGACGCGAGCCTCGGCAAGCTGCTCGCGCTGCTCAACGAGACCCCCGACGACATCGGCTCGCTGCTGCTGGTCGCGCACAACCCCGGGATGCACGCGCTCGCCGAGGCCCTCTCGGGCAGCGCGCAGGGCGACGCGCTCGCCCGGATGAAGACGGGCGGCTTCCCCACCGCGGCCTTCGCGGTGGTCACCTTCACCGGGTCGTGGAAGACCGTCGAGCACGGCGTCGGCCGGCTCACCGCGTTCTGGGCCCCGCACGAGGCGTAGCGCCGGGACCCGCAGCAGGCGCACGGCCGCTCGCGCCCGCCGGGACCGGAGTCAGGTCGTCTCGACGCCGTCCAGCTCGTCCGCCGCCTCGATCTCCTCGCGGGTGATCCCCAGCAGGTAGAGCACCGCGTCGAGGAAGGGGACGTTCACCGCCGCGTCGGCCGCCTCGCGGACCACCGGCTTGGCGTTGAAGGCGACCCCGAGGCCCGCCGCGTTGAGCATGTCCAGGTCGTTGGCGCCGTCGCCGATCGCCACGGTCTGGCTCAGCGGCACCCTGGCCTGCTCGGCGAAGCTGCGCAGCAGCCTGGCCTTGCCCGGCCGGTCCACGATCGGCCCGACCACCCGGCCGGTCAGCCGCCCGCCCGCCACCTCCAGGGTGTTCGCGGCGGCGAAGTCGAGGCCGAGGCGCTCCTTGAGGTCGTCGGTGACCTGCGTGAAGCCGCCGGAGACCACCCCGACCTGATAGCCGAGCCGCTTGAGGGTACGCACCAGGGTGCGTGCGCCGGGGGTCAGCCGCACCTGGGCGCGCACCTTGTCCACCACCGACACGTCCAGCCCGGCCAGCAGCGCCACCCGGGCGTGCAGCGACTGCTCGAAGTCCAGCTCGCCGCGCATCGCCGCGGCGGTGACCTCGGCGACCTGCGCCTCGCACCCGGCGTGCGCGGCGAACAGCTCGATCACCTCGTCCTGGATGACGGTGGAGTCGACGTCCATCACCACCAGCCGCTGCGCCCTGCGCTGCAAGCCCGACGGCACCACCGCGACGTCCACCCCGCGGGCCGCCGCCGCGACCGCGAGCGCCGAGCGCAGCGCCACCGGCTCGGCGCCGGACACGGCGAACTCCACCGCCGTGACGGGATACTTCGCCAGCCGGAAGATCCGGTCGATGTTGCCGCCGGCGCCGGTGATCACCGCCGTTATGGCCGCAGCCGACTCGGCGGTCAGCGGCCGGCCGAGCACCGTGACATGCGAACGCCCCTCGCCGCGCGGCCGGTTGTCACCGGTGCCGGAGATGATCTCGGCCTGCATCAGCAGGCTCTCGGCCCAGCTGTGCACGGTGGCCCGCAGGTCGCCCTCGGAGCCGGTGCCCGGCGCGGGCGCGGTCACCAGCGCGCACAGCACGATCCGGCCGCGGGTCACCACCTGCTCGATGTCCACCACGTCCACGCCGTAGGCGGCGAGCGTGTCGAAGAGCCCGGCGGTGATGCCGGGACGGTCCTTGCCGAAGATCTTGACCAGAAGGGTCGGCACGTCCGCTGCGGGAACGGCGGCGACAGGCGCGGTCTGCGAGGCGTCGTTCATGGTACCCACACGGTATCCGCCCGGCCCGGACCCCACACCATCCGTCCCGCGTGCCGGACACTCGCCGCAAAGAACACGGGGAGAACACGCGGAGAACGCGCGGACAGCAGCCGTCCGCCGTTTCGGCCTCCGCCACCTCCGTCATGTCCTCGTTGCGGGAACGTACCCGGGAGGGCGCTTTCTGTTACGAGACCGGGGCCTGCGATAGTTCCTCCCGATGTTCGCAATCTCTAGACTCCCCTCATGGGGGACAACACGGGGGACAAACAGTGGGGCTTGGGGTGCCTGAACTCGTACTCGAATTGAACGGCCGAACCTGGACGCTCGACGCCTCC is a window of Streptomyces sp. NBC_01477 DNA encoding:
- a CDS encoding lytic polysaccharide monooxygenase auxiliary activity family 9 protein, whose product is MSVRRKAAALGAVGATTLVIAGLTPGSASAHGALSTPVSRISACYAEGPENPKSQVCKDLVADSGTQPLYDWNEVNIANANGQSRTIIPDGHLCSADRDKYRALDWARTDWPATPVQAGQTTVSFKVTAPHRGVMTLYITKQGYDPTKPLKWSDLDTTPVATYTTAASSPGYYTFPATLPSRTGRQLIYQVWQRSDSPEAFYGCADVVFGQTVQAAKAATADIAKAPTDAQITAGEAKSTVVHHGHGGDAPVTSTTGNLATSNVAASSSTLETALSGSAILASGAVGLLVYSRRRAGARNQG
- the fabG gene encoding 3-oxoacyl-[acyl-carrier-protein] reductase, producing MSRSVLVTGGNRGIGLAIARAFADAGDKVAITYRSGEPPADLVALGVLAVRCDITDAEQVEQAYKEVEAAHGTVEVLVANAGITRDQLLMRMSEEDFTAVLDTNLTGTFRVVKRANRGMLRARKGRVVLISSVVGLLGSAGQANYAASKAGLVGFARSLARELGSRNITFNVVAPGFVDTDMTRTLTDEQRAGIVAQVPLARYAQPEEIAAAVRFLASDDAAYITGAVIPVDGGLGMGH
- the fabI gene encoding enoyl-ACP reductase FabI, with amino-acid sequence MSGILDGKRILITGVLMESSIAFHTAKLAQEQGAEIILTAFPRPTLTERIARKLPRPTKVVELDVTNAEHLAGLESVVRDELGGLDGVVHSIGFAPQDALGGNFLNTPFESVATAMHVSAYSLKSLTMACLPLMTEAGGSVVGLTFDAQYAWPQYDWMGPAKAALEATSRYLARDLGKQNIRCNLISAGPIGSMAAKSIPGFSDLADVWNHRSPLEWDMSDPDPAGRGVVALLSDWFPKTTGEIVHVDGGVHAIGA
- a CDS encoding FadR/GntR family transcriptional regulator, which codes for MNLGPVPRSATLADQVIARLRAEITSGSWPVGSRIPTEPELVERLGVARNTVREAVRALAHNGLLDIRQGSGTYVVATSELAGVMQRRFAGADQLHIAELRGALETTAAALAAERRDEADLRQLDALLERRELAWDSGDAEAFVEADATLHLAVVAASHNEVLTALYADLGQVLRDFLRADVGTELRPEDHLDHARLVAAIRAGDRERAAAEARDHAFHCRFRAMTNAAAG
- a CDS encoding CynX/NimT family MFS transporter encodes the protein MRDDDSLTLDPATTLEKAPPCPPETRAAPPALPRWAGALAVAGLVLAAVNLRPAVTSLGPLMKEVRDGLGMSGAMAGLLTSVPAACFALFGFAAPRLARRYGPGAVVCAGMTLITAGLLLRPFAGGTPAFLAASALALAGIAVSNVLMPVIVKRYFPHRVGTVTGVYSMALSLGTAVAAAVSVPLTHAMGHGWRLGLGVWALPAAVAALVWLPLAGARAAAAPAAASGPGVRTPAPGAANGEHGRITRSRTAWTVAAFFGLQGTAAYVTMGWMPQIFRDAGISAGQAGLLLAVTMVMGVPLSFVLPQLAARMRSQGPIVVVLACFQVAGFAGLWAAPAAAPWAWALLLGVANCAFPLVLTMIGMRSRTGAGVVRLSAFAQSTGYLLSIPGPILVGALNQSSGGWGLPMALMIALVVPQVVCGVLAGRNRYIEDEL
- a CDS encoding SGM_5486 family transporter-associated protein; this encodes MPVLEPNPPQPQRRLLMMFGLMMGVPAIVAVVAVIAARMG
- a CDS encoding SixA phosphatase family protein, which encodes MTADSPRTVVLLRHAKADWPAVPDHERPLADRGRLDAPMAGRRLADDGIAPDLVLCSTSVRTRETWKLAAHELPHRPRTVYEERLYDASLGKLLALLNETPDDIGSLLLVAHNPGMHALAEALSGSAQGDALARMKTGGFPTAAFAVVTFTGSWKTVEHGVGRLTAFWAPHEA
- the serB gene encoding phosphoserine phosphatase SerB, whose translation is MNDASQTAPVAAVPAADVPTLLVKIFGKDRPGITAGLFDTLAAYGVDVVDIEQVVTRGRIVLCALVTAPAPGTGSEGDLRATVHSWAESLLMQAEIISGTGDNRPRGEGRSHVTVLGRPLTAESAAAITAVITGAGGNIDRIFRLAKYPVTAVEFAVSGAEPVALRSALAVAAAARGVDVAVVPSGLQRRAQRLVVMDVDSTVIQDEVIELFAAHAGCEAQVAEVTAAAMRGELDFEQSLHARVALLAGLDVSVVDKVRAQVRLTPGARTLVRTLKRLGYQVGVVSGGFTQVTDDLKERLGLDFAAANTLEVAGGRLTGRVVGPIVDRPGKARLLRSFAEQARVPLSQTVAIGDGANDLDMLNAAGLGVAFNAKPVVREAADAAVNVPFLDAVLYLLGITREEIEAADELDGVETT